From Aquificota bacterium, one genomic window encodes:
- a CDS encoding GYD domain-containing protein: protein MPIYVMLTSLTDEGMKTLKHKPERIKEVDKEVMDRFGIKILAQYAVMGPYDFVNIIEAPDNDTVVKMAIELGSRGTIRTLTMPAIEVDQLIKDLKELG from the coding sequence ATGCCTATCTATGTCATGTTAACCTCTTTAACAGATGAGGGGATGAAAACACTAAAACACAAGCCAGAAAGGATAAAAGAAGTTGACAAAGAAGTAATGGATCGCTTTGGTATCAAAATCTTGGCCCAGTATGCAGTGATGGGACCTTATGACTTTGTAAACATAATAGAGGCGCCGGACAACGACACAGTGGTAAAGATGGCTATAGAGCTTGGTTCAAGGGGCACCATAAGAACACTTACCATGCCGGCCATAGAAGTAGACCAACTAATAAAAGACCTAAAGGAGCTAGGTTAA
- a CDS encoding efflux RND transporter permease subunit, producing MYKFFIHRPVTSWMFMIAFILLGLYSLRVIPIDRLPDVDFPTVSIVTNYPGANAYVVDVNITREIEDQIATISGIESISSASFAGTSRITITFSLEKDIDVAAQEVRDAVQRALSRLPEGVDPPLVRKVDTSIAPVFVALLHSKTADYQTLAYWADKVIKREFERINGVGQVDLGGFRDNVLWVRIDAEKLYSRSLAIQDVVDAIKKNNLESPAGAIYGKDREYIIRLYGKVKDPKELESVYIRNGVRLKDVGFVEFTEDEFRGMARYKGEQAIALVVYKQSKANTVAVVDAVKKKMEELNRELPPGMRMDYTFDSSIFVKDSVKAAIEEIIIGSLLTALVVYFFLGSLRLTLVPIFAIPITLLGTVFFIYQLGNSLNTFTLLALAVAVGIVIDDAIVVLESIFRRRYEEGFEPLQAGEVGTRIVIFALLASTASLVIVFIPIIFLKGVVGKLFGSFALTLAIAIALSYLVAVSFTPMAVSRLVKGKEPSNPFTKAYHSFEAFFDRLLRWSLDHKAIVIALSLISVFIGFQLFKATKKEFFPIVDEGRFLIRFETPTGSSFEYTRKKAEEIERILLKNPYVDRFGMAVGQGVAGRPDVNGGLGFVYLKEGKRPHQAKIMEMVREEFKKVRDVRVSVEPPGIVGPGGGRQVDLQYVIKGPSLEELQSISEKLVKEFRNRPGYRDVDTDLRLNEPQVQIRVNREKLGDLGVSVEDIALTLNVLFGKFQLGTYELGAESYDLYVKALPNFVENRENLKKVFVRNAKGELIPLTELVEMEIAPGYKAINRYNRQYSFTFFANLSPEKPLANAVDELTSWLRNNLPPGYTFEPVGQAKEFQRAFQGLGFALLFALVGVYMVLASLFESYRHPFTVLLMVPLAVAGTFGLLFLTNTSLSVPSYFGVILLVGIIVRDAVLFIERIIQLRKESMPTRQAILQARKERLRPILMTTFTIVSALTPVALGLTAGAELRKPLALAVIGGIFTGLPLSLFLLPVIYELFDKLSLKTYHIRKENT from the coding sequence ATGTACAAGTTTTTTATACACAGGCCAGTGACCTCTTGGATGTTCATGATAGCCTTTATTTTGCTTGGCCTATACTCCCTCAGAGTCATACCTATAGACCGCCTTCCCGATGTGGACTTTCCCACAGTTTCCATAGTTACCAACTACCCGGGTGCCAACGCTTATGTGGTGGATGTGAATATAACAAGGGAGATAGAGGACCAAATAGCCACCATAAGCGGAATAGAAAGTATATCTTCTGCCAGCTTTGCTGGCACCTCCCGGATAACCATAACCTTTTCCCTTGAAAAGGACATAGATGTGGCAGCACAGGAGGTAAGGGATGCAGTCCAAAGGGCTTTAAGTAGGCTTCCGGAGGGTGTGGACCCACCTTTGGTAAGGAAGGTGGATACATCTATTGCTCCTGTCTTTGTTGCTTTGCTTCACTCAAAGACGGCGGACTATCAGACCTTGGCCTATTGGGCGGATAAGGTAATAAAGAGGGAGTTTGAAAGGATAAACGGCGTAGGACAGGTGGACCTTGGGGGCTTTAGGGACAATGTGTTGTGGGTTAGGATTGATGCAGAGAAGCTGTACTCAAGAAGCTTGGCCATTCAAGATGTGGTTGATGCCATAAAGAAAAACAATTTAGAGTCTCCGGCGGGAGCCATCTATGGCAAGGACAGAGAATACATAATAAGGCTTTACGGAAAGGTAAAGGACCCAAAGGAGTTGGAAAGCGTGTATATAAGGAACGGTGTAAGGCTAAAGGATGTGGGCTTTGTGGAGTTTACAGAGGACGAGTTTAGAGGCATGGCGAGATATAAGGGAGAGCAGGCCATAGCCCTTGTGGTCTATAAGCAATCAAAGGCAAACACGGTGGCCGTTGTGGATGCAGTTAAGAAAAAAATGGAAGAGCTAAACAGGGAACTTCCACCTGGCATGCGTATGGATTACACCTTTGACTCTTCCATCTTTGTAAAGGACAGCGTAAAGGCGGCCATAGAGGAGATCATCATAGGTAGCCTCCTTACTGCCCTTGTGGTCTATTTCTTCCTTGGCAGTCTAAGGCTTACCCTTGTTCCCATCTTTGCCATACCCATAACCCTTTTGGGGACAGTCTTCTTTATATACCAGCTTGGAAACTCTTTAAACACCTTTACCCTCCTTGCCCTTGCGGTGGCTGTAGGCATAGTCATAGACGACGCCATTGTGGTGCTTGAAAGCATATTTAGGAGAAGGTATGAGGAAGGCTTTGAGCCTTTGCAGGCGGGAGAGGTTGGAACAAGGATAGTTATCTTCGCACTTTTGGCCTCCACCGCCTCTTTGGTAATAGTGTTTATTCCCATCATATTTTTAAAAGGTGTGGTGGGCAAGCTCTTTGGTAGCTTTGCCCTCACTTTGGCGATAGCCATAGCCCTTTCTTACCTTGTGGCCGTAAGCTTTACACCTATGGCAGTCTCAAGGCTGGTAAAGGGCAAAGAGCCCTCAAACCCTTTTACAAAGGCTTACCACAGCTTTGAAGCCTTTTTTGATAGGCTTTTGAGATGGTCCCTTGACCACAAAGCCATTGTTATAGCCCTCTCGCTCATAAGCGTTTTTATAGGCTTCCAGCTATTTAAAGCCACTAAAAAAGAATTTTTCCCCATAGTGGATGAGGGAAGATTTCTCATAAGGTTTGAAACGCCTACCGGCTCTTCCTTTGAATACACAAGGAAAAAGGCGGAAGAGATAGAAAGGATCCTTTTGAAAAACCCCTATGTGGACCGCTTTGGTATGGCTGTGGGACAAGGCGTGGCAGGAAGGCCAGACGTGAACGGTGGCTTAGGCTTTGTGTATTTAAAGGAAGGAAAAAGACCCCATCAGGCCAAGATCATGGAGATGGTAAGGGAGGAGTTTAAAAAGGTCAGGGATGTGAGAGTAAGCGTAGAACCACCGGGCATAGTGGGACCGGGAGGAGGAAGACAGGTGGACCTTCAGTATGTTATAAAAGGCCCATCCCTTGAGGAGCTTCAAAGTATATCAGAAAAGCTGGTAAAAGAGTTTAGGAATAGGCCAGGCTATAGGGATGTGGATACGGACCTAAGATTAAACGAACCACAGGTGCAGATAAGAGTAAACAGAGAAAAGCTGGGAGACCTTGGAGTGAGCGTGGAGGACATAGCCCTCACCTTAAACGTCCTCTTTGGAAAGTTCCAACTTGGCACCTATGAGCTTGGTGCGGAGAGCTACGACCTATACGTCAAAGCCTTGCCAAACTTTGTAGAAAATAGGGAAAACCTTAAAAAGGTCTTTGTAAGAAATGCAAAGGGAGAACTCATACCCCTTACAGAGCTTGTGGAGATGGAAATTGCCCCCGGCTACAAGGCCATAAACCGCTACAACAGGCAATACTCTTTTACCTTTTTTGCCAACCTATCCCCAGAAAAGCCTTTGGCCAACGCAGTGGATGAGCTAACAAGCTGGTTAAGAAATAACCTACCACCGGGCTACACCTTTGAACCTGTAGGCCAAGCCAAAGAGTTTCAAAGAGCCTTTCAAGGCCTTGGCTTTGCCCTTCTTTTTGCCCTCGTGGGAGTCTATATGGTTTTGGCTTCCCTCTTTGAGAGCTACAGGCATCCCTTTACGGTGCTTTTGATGGTTCCTTTGGCTGTGGCAGGAACCTTTGGCCTTCTCTTTTTAACCAACACCTCCTTAAGCGTCCCATCTTACTTTGGCGTAATACTTCTGGTAGGCATAATAGTTAGGGATGCAGTGCTTTTTATAGAAAGGATAATACAGCTAAGAAAGGAAAGTATGCCCACGCGCCAAGCCATACTTCAGGCAAGGAAGGAAAGGCTAAGGCCCATTTTGATGACCACCTTTACCATAGTCTCTGCCCTCACGCCCGTGGCCCTTGGTCTTACCGCCGGCGCAGAACTTAGAAAGCCTTTAGCCCTTGCAGTTATAGGTGGTATATTTACCGGTTTACCTCTTAGTCTCTTCCTGCTTCCAGTTATCTATGAACTCTTTGACAAACTTAGTTTAAAGACTTATCATATAAGAAAGGAAAACACTTAG
- the metF gene encoding methylenetetrahydrofolate reductase [NAD(P)H]: MKIGQYLKEGNFSLSFEFFPPKTPEGEEELFQTIKNLRSINPSFVSVTYGAGGSTRDRTRRVVERIHKETDLTVMAHLTCIAHSKEELLQIIEEYREIGIENLLALRGDKPVNTPDFKPPEGACKHADQLVSLIRENYGDWFSIGVASYPEGHPESPNMEWEIKYFKKKVEAGADFSITQMFFDNRYYYEFVDLCQKAGIDIPIIPGIMPITNFRQVQKFASMCGATIPQRLIERLEPYADSPEETLKIGVEFAIEQCLDLLENNVPGLHFYTLNKSKATLMVYEGIRGALKA; this comes from the coding sequence TTGAAGATAGGGCAGTACCTAAAAGAGGGCAACTTTAGCCTATCCTTTGAATTCTTCCCACCAAAGACTCCAGAAGGGGAAGAGGAGCTTTTTCAAACCATAAAAAACCTAAGGAGTATAAACCCATCCTTTGTATCCGTTACCTACGGAGCTGGTGGAAGCACAAGGGACAGAACAAGGAGAGTGGTGGAAAGGATACACAAAGAAACAGACCTTACAGTTATGGCCCACCTTACTTGCATAGCGCATAGCAAAGAAGAGCTTTTGCAGATAATAGAAGAATACAGGGAAATAGGCATAGAGAACCTTTTGGCCCTAAGGGGGGACAAACCCGTCAATACGCCAGACTTTAAACCACCGGAAGGTGCATGCAAACATGCGGACCAGCTTGTAAGCCTAATAAGGGAAAACTACGGCGATTGGTTTTCCATAGGCGTGGCTTCTTATCCAGAAGGCCATCCCGAATCTCCCAATATGGAATGGGAGATAAAGTATTTTAAAAAGAAGGTGGAGGCTGGTGCAGACTTTTCCATAACTCAGATGTTCTTTGATAATAGATACTACTACGAGTTTGTAGACCTTTGCCAAAAGGCTGGCATAGACATACCCATTATACCGGGCATAATGCCCATAACCAACTTCAGGCAGGTGCAAAAATTTGCCAGCATGTGCGGTGCCACCATACCCCAAAGGCTAATAGAGAGATTAGAACCCTATGCGGACAGTCCAGAAGAGACATTAAAAATAGGTGTGGAGTTTGCCATAGAGCAGTGCTTGGACCTTTTGGAAAACAATGTTCCAGGTCTTCACTTTTATACGCTAAATAAGTCAAAGGCAACGCTTATGGTCTATGAAGGCATTAGGGGAGCTTTAAAGGCATGA